The sequence GGGGGCACCGACTGGCTTCGACACGCGGCACGTGGTCTCGTAGAACAGCTGCTTCTTTACAACGTTGTTGATGCGAACATGCGGCAGCACCGTGACTTCATTGCCCGCTAAGTCTGTGGCTTGGGTCAGGTTGCCAACCCAGTGCTCTTCGCTGTCACACACTGAGTACTCACCACGATGCAAGAAATCGTTGGCCTTCCGCCGGACACGTGGGCGCCTGGGGCTCCCCGTATCATTTTCCGTAGGTACCACGTCGCTGAATAGCACGCGAGGTGAACGGTAACGGCGCTTGTTGAAGAGTTTGGGGTCCACGTTGGGGATTGGGTCATCATGGTGTGAGTCCTGCTTGAATTGGCCGTGAGTCCTGGGTGAGTGATGCACTGCTCTATGCTGATTGGCTGGCCCCTGCGCCTGGGTGTGGCCTCCCATGATGAGTGCAGCCTGGACGCTGATCAGGATGAGGAGGACCAGCGTCAACGACCTCATGGGCACTCGTCCTGCTAGCAAAGAGACATTTAAGACAATCAACAACATGGAAATGTGCatctttaaaatttttagaaacagTTTGCTTTCTGTCAGTAAGGTGGCCTGGCTGTTTAAAATCACAGCAGGAATAGAGAACTGCTCATATGGAAGATATTACTGAGATATGCATGAATAATCTGACATCTGTATGAGTTTCATGAAAGCTTTCGAAAACCTGTCCAGGGCATATTTTACCCAAAAATCTtaagggaaaaaaatacaaaaaaattaaataaagataattaaaggtatagttcacccaaaaatgaaaatgtgatgtttatctgcttacagataaacagtatttataatgtttttttttttttttttttacctctgattcatgcaatgtccaaactgttagaactctcctgagcacattctcagcagcaggcacatgaggtgtcttcttcttcttgcattatggcagatcaagtggaccattgacactcctaattgagattgtagatagattgtcaatggtccatttgagagataggtggtggtaattCACGTATATgtctgcgatccgccataaagcaagaagaagaagaagaagcctaactccaaagttagtttgagttctgcaaagtAAAAAAGATCAAtgatttcaataaaatatgaacatataaccacactgttgttgcatcaaaatgtgaagtaaacaggtaCGTAacaacagaaatatttattttctaaaaaaataactcacatcagtctcaaaagaataaagttatcttgtctctggcTTTGGGTTTGGTGCCATGGTATCTTTGTTTCAAggcagaacgttaaagaacgcaaCACACACGTTTCGTGGAAATCCtatagaattcaaccaatccgatgacgacttcgacattcttgaagtgtttccacttttgtgtcccatctgcatcagatgtttagccaatggctaaatatttttttttttctaagactaaaataatgtttgttttgtagatgttgaaagccagagacaagataactttattcttttgagactgatgtgagttatttttttagaaaataaatatttctgttgtTACGtacctgtttacttcacattttgatgcaacaacagtgtggttatatgttcatattttattgaaatcaTTGATCTTTTTTactttgcagaactcaaactaactttGGAGTTAAGGACACAGAAGCCTGCTTGAGTGAGGAGAAGGAGATCTTCTTTGGAAGAGAGGGAAAGACAGTTTAAGGCAAGTgaacttcataatttcatgttatcatttattttttattttttactaagagtaaaataatgtttgttttgtagatgttgaaagcCAGAGACATTggagagcatcattcttttgagatttatgtaagttatttttagagaataaatgtttctgttgtctcctgcctGTTTACTCCACATTTTGATgaaacaacagtgtgattacgtgCTCATTTTTCATGAAAACCAATGATatctgtgtttttcattgcagaactcaaaccaactttggagttgtctgatttggagagtcatcattcttggtcttccatcttaaaggaatagttcacgcaatgtcattccaaacctataagacttttTTCTGACaagacaaattaatatatttttaattttctcataattttttgTTAATCCATTGAGAGTCTAGACAATCgtattttcaagcctcataaatGCAGAGTTATAATAGAAGTAATCCATTCCggtatttatatatgaataaatcttaaattatatgatagcaaacgtatgttcaaaagaaaatactggtctcccagactagcaatggaggacgaaaattaagagaatattaaatatatttatttgtgttccaaaaattaGCAAAAATGAACCCTTTGAAGAGCAGCCCTCCACATACGTGAAAATTTGTGAGGaatgtgaatgtcatgtctgttttaatgtttcagtaaagaagctttctgaaagcaatatatgtATTCAAACAATATTCCATTccctcacactagtgctgccattatagcctTCTGGAGCGCTGCGGTAAACAACCACACAACGTGTTGAAATTACAAAACAGATTA is a genomic window of Carassius carassius chromosome 46, fCarCar2.1, whole genome shotgun sequence containing:
- the LOC132129200 gene encoding neurotrophin-7-like codes for the protein MRSLTLVLLILISVQAALIMGGHTQAQGPANQHRAVHHSPRTHGQFKQDSHHDDPIPNVDPKLFNKRRYRSPRVLFSDVVPTENDTGSPRRPRVRRKANDFLHRGEYSVCDSEEHWVGNLTQATDLAGNEVTVLPHVRINNVVKKQLFYETTCRVSKPVGAPKTGQGASGIKAGTSSCRGIDNKHWNSYCTNTHTYVRALTTYKNQIAWRFIRINAACVCVLSRNSWRH